Proteins from a single region of Equus asinus isolate D_3611 breed Donkey chromosome 17, EquAss-T2T_v2, whole genome shotgun sequence:
- the INCENP gene encoding inner centromere protein isoform X1 produces the protein MGTTAPGPIHLLELCDQKLLEFVCNVDNKDLVWLQEIEEEAERMFTREFSKEPELMPKTPSQKNRRKKRRISYVQDENRDPTRKSRLSRRRTRSSQLGSRHLRSKDKVEKLATVVGENGSVLRRVTRAAAAAMAATAAAPSPTPESPTALTKKPKSSLEQCQLVPVVEIGVCEHQSAEQHLNQLKSAQAQSRAPSPTPAPATAPASHVTVITDEKSTPEKSEAGRLESVTVSSLMATPQDPKGRGVRAGRSASKLRIARASPGPHDSPGSPASPWQERVLDPILPGNFSTPTGARVNSRSVRRSLIAPSSPGAQVSLVQKYPLVAKKETTVRRSSRRIAKKATEEPAASARIICHSYLERLLNVEVPQNVSPEQKEPSKKAEPVEAAEPEVPKNDRNTSQSHSATKIAISTLVSRPVAGGHETPSEGLQEVKTDQADGPKEPPQSVRRKRSYKQAVSELDEDQQLEDEELQPPRSKTPSPPCPANKVVRPLRTFLHTVQRNQMLMTPTSASRSSVMKSFIKRNTPLRVDPKCSFVEKERQRLENLRRKEEAEQLRRQKVEEDKRRRLEEVKLKREERLRKVLQARERVEQMQEEKKKQIEQKFAQFDEKSEKAKEERLAEEKAKKKAAAKKMEEVEARRKQEEEARRLRWLQQEEEERRHQELLQKKKEEEQERLRKAAEAKRLAEQREQERQRELERQRELERQRELERQREQERQKEQERLQAERELQEREKALRLQKERLQRELEEKKKKEEQQRLAEQRLQEEQQKKAREAAAASESLNVTVDVQSPACTSYQMTPQGHRAPPKINPDNYGMDLNSDDSTDDEAHPRKPIPTWARGTQLSQAIIHQYYNPPNLLELFGTILPLDLEDIFKKSKPRYHKRTSSAVWNSPPLHGSRVPSSLAYSLKRH, from the exons ATGGGGACGACAGCTCCAGGGCCCATTCACCTGCTGGAGCTGTGTGACCAGAAGCTCCTGGAGTTTGTCTGCAATGTGGACAACAAGGACTTGGTGTGGCTCCAGGAGATTGAGGAGGAGGCCGAGCGCATGTTCACCAG AGAATTCAGCAAAGAGCCCGAACTGATGCCCAAAACGCCTTCTCAGAAGAACAGACGTAAGAAGAGACGGATTTCTTATGTCCAGGATGAAAACAGAGACCCCACTCGGAAAAG CAGGTTGTCCCGCAGAAGGACGCGGAGCAGCCAGCTGGGTTCCCGGCACCTGCGCAGCAAGGACAAGGTGGAGAAGCTGGCCACGGTGGTgggggagaacggctccgtccTGCGGCGGGTGACGCGTGCTGCAGCTGCGGCAATGGCGGCCACCGCGGCTGCTCCTTCGCCCACCCCTGAGTCTCCCACAGCACTGACCAAGAAGCCCAAAAGTAGCCTCGAGCAGTGCCAGCTGGTGCCAGTGGTGGAGATAGGCGTCTGCGAGCACCAGAGTGCCGAGCAGCATCTCAACCAGCTCAAGTCCGCCCAGGCTCAGTCACGGGCTCCGTCCCCAACCCCGGCTCCAGCCACAGCTCCGGCCTCCCACGTCACCGTGATAACGGATGAAAAATCAACACCCGAGAAGTCAGAGGCCGGGAGACTGGAGTCTGTCACTGTGAGCTCCCTGATGGCTACACCACAGGACCCCAAGGGCCGAGGGGTCAGAGCAGGGCGGTCTGCCTCCAAGCTCAGGATTGCACGGGCCTCCCCGGGCCCGCACGACTCACCCGGCTCTCCGGCCTCCCCGTGGCAGGAGCGGGTGCTGGATCCCATCTTGCCTGGTAACTTCTCCACGCCCACGGGCGCCCGTGTGAACTCGAGGTCAGTGCGGCGCAGCCTGATTGCCCCGTCCTCCCCAGGGGCCCAGGTCTCACTGGTCCAGAAGTACCCCCTGGTGGCCAAAAAGGAGACCACTGTCCGCAGATCAAGCAGAAGGATTGCCAAGAAGGCCACCGAAGAGCCGGCCGCCTCTGCCCGCATCATCT GTCACAGTTACCTGGAGAGGCTCCTGAATGTTGAGGTGCCCCAGAACGTCAG CCCTGAGCAGAAGGAACCCAGCAAGAAGGCTGAGCCCGTGGAGGCAGCTGAGCCGGAG GTGCCCAAGAACGACAGGAATACCTCGCAGTCCCACAGTGCCACCAAGATCGCCATTAGCACGCTTGTCTCACGGCCTGTGGCTGGTGGCCACGAAACGCCCTCTGAAGGCCTGCAAG AGGTTAAGACTGACCAAGCAGACGGCCCCAAGGAGCCACCCCAGAGTGTCAG GAGGAAGCGCAGCTACAAGCAGGCGGTGAGCGAGCTGGATGAGGACCAGCAGCTGGAGGATGAGGAGCTGCAGCCCCCCAGGAGCAAGACCCCTTCCCCGCCCTGTCCAGCTAACAAG GTGGTGCGGCCCCTCCGGACCTTCCTGCACACCGTGCAGAGGAACCAGATGCTCATGACGCCCACCTCAGCCTCCCGCAGCAGCGTCATGAAATCCTTCATTAAGCGCAACACTCCCCTGCGTGTGGACCCTAAG TGCAGCTTCGTT GAGAAGGAGCGGCAGCGCCTGGAGAACCTGCGgcggaaggaggaggcagagcagcTTCGCCGGCAGAAGGTGGAGGAGGACAAGCGGCGGCGGCTGGAGGAGGTGAAGCT GAAGCGTGAGGAGCGCCTGCGCAAGGTGCTGCAAGCTCGGGAGCGGGTGGAGCAGatgcaggaggagaagaagaagcagaTTGAACAGAAGTTTGCTCAGTTCGACGAGAAGTCTGAGAAG GCCAAGGAGGAGCGGCTGGCCGAGGAGAAGGCCAAGAAAAAGGCAGCAGCCAAGAagatggaggaggtggaggcacgcaggaagcaggaggaggaggcgcGGAGGCTGAGGTGGCTGCAACAG gaggaggaagagcggCGGCACCAGGAGCTGCtgcagaagaagaaggaggaggagcaggagcggCTGCGGAAGGCGGCCGAGGCCAAGAGGCTGGCGGAGCAGCGCGAGCAGGAGCGGCAGAGGGAGCTGGAGCGGCAGAGGGAGCTGGAGCGGCAGAGGGAGCTGGAgcggcagagggagcaggagcgGCAGAAGGAGCAGGAGCGGCTCCAGGCCGAGAG GGAGCTGCAGGAGAGGGAGAAGGCCCTGCGACTCCAGAAGGAGCGGCTGCAGAGGGAactggaggagaagaagaaaaag GAGGAGCAGCAGCGCCTGGCTGAGCAGCGGctgcaggaggagcagcagaAGAAAGCCAGGGAGGCTGCGGCGGCCAGCGAAAGCCTGAACGTGACCGTGGACGTGCAG TCTCCAGCTTGCACCTCATATCAAATGACTCCACAAGGGCACAGGGCTCCCCCCAAGATCAACCCGGATAACTACGGGATGGATCTGAATAGTGATGACTCCACTGATGACGAGGCTCATCCCCGGAAGCCTATCCCCACCTGGGCCAGAG GCACCCAGCTCAGCCAGGCCATCATCCACCAGTACTACAACCCCCCGAACCTTCTGGAGCTCTTTGGAACCATTCTCCCGCTGGACTTGGAAGACATCTTCAAGAAGAGCAAGCCCCGCTACCACAAGCGCACCAGCTCCGCCGTCTGGAACTCACCGCCCCTGCATGGCAGCAGGGTCCCCAGCAGCCTGGCCTACAGCCTGAAGAGGCACTGA
- the INCENP gene encoding inner centromere protein isoform X4 — MGTTAPGPIHLLELCDQKLLEFVCNVDNKDLVWLQEIEEEAERMFTREFSKEPELMPKTPSQKNRRKKRRISYVQDENRDPTRKRLSRRRTRSSQLGSRHLRSKDKVEKLATVVGENGSVLRRVTRAAAAAMAATAAAPSPTPESPTALTKKPKSSLEQCQLVPVVEIGVCEHQSAEQHLNQLKSAQAQSRAPSPTPAPATAPASHVTVITDEKSTPEKSEAGRLESVTVSSLMATPQDPKGRGVRAGRSASKLRIARASPGPHDSPGSPASPWQERVLDPILPGNFSTPTGARVNSRSVRRSLIAPSSPGAQVSLVQKYPLVAKKETTVRRSSRRIAKKATEEPAASARIICHSYLERLLNVEVPQNVSPEQKEPSKKAEPVEAAEPEVPKNDRNTSQSHSATKIAISTLVSRPVAGGHETPSEGLQEVKTDQADGPKEPPQSVRRKRSYKQAVSELDEDQQLEDEELQPPRSKTPSPPCPANKVVRPLRTFLHTVQRNQMLMTPTSASRSSVMKSFIKRNTPLRVDPKEKERQRLENLRRKEEAEQLRRQKVEEDKRRRLEEVKLKREERLRKVLQARERVEQMQEEKKKQIEQKFAQFDEKSEKAKEERLAEEKAKKKAAAKKMEEVEARRKQEEEARRLRWLQQEEEERRHQELLQKKKEEEQERLRKAAEAKRLAEQREQERQRELERQRELERQRELERQREQERQKEQERLQAERELQEREKALRLQKERLQRELEEKKKKEEQQRLAEQRLQEEQQKKAREAAAASESLNVTVDVQSPACTSYQMTPQGHRAPPKINPDNYGMDLNSDDSTDDEAHPRKPIPTWARGTQLSQAIIHQYYNPPNLLELFGTILPLDLEDIFKKSKPRYHKRTSSAVWNSPPLHGSRVPSSLAYSLKRH; from the exons ATGGGGACGACAGCTCCAGGGCCCATTCACCTGCTGGAGCTGTGTGACCAGAAGCTCCTGGAGTTTGTCTGCAATGTGGACAACAAGGACTTGGTGTGGCTCCAGGAGATTGAGGAGGAGGCCGAGCGCATGTTCACCAG AGAATTCAGCAAAGAGCCCGAACTGATGCCCAAAACGCCTTCTCAGAAGAACAGACGTAAGAAGAGACGGATTTCTTATGTCCAGGATGAAAACAGAGACCCCACTCGGAAAAG GTTGTCCCGCAGAAGGACGCGGAGCAGCCAGCTGGGTTCCCGGCACCTGCGCAGCAAGGACAAGGTGGAGAAGCTGGCCACGGTGGTgggggagaacggctccgtccTGCGGCGGGTGACGCGTGCTGCAGCTGCGGCAATGGCGGCCACCGCGGCTGCTCCTTCGCCCACCCCTGAGTCTCCCACAGCACTGACCAAGAAGCCCAAAAGTAGCCTCGAGCAGTGCCAGCTGGTGCCAGTGGTGGAGATAGGCGTCTGCGAGCACCAGAGTGCCGAGCAGCATCTCAACCAGCTCAAGTCCGCCCAGGCTCAGTCACGGGCTCCGTCCCCAACCCCGGCTCCAGCCACAGCTCCGGCCTCCCACGTCACCGTGATAACGGATGAAAAATCAACACCCGAGAAGTCAGAGGCCGGGAGACTGGAGTCTGTCACTGTGAGCTCCCTGATGGCTACACCACAGGACCCCAAGGGCCGAGGGGTCAGAGCAGGGCGGTCTGCCTCCAAGCTCAGGATTGCACGGGCCTCCCCGGGCCCGCACGACTCACCCGGCTCTCCGGCCTCCCCGTGGCAGGAGCGGGTGCTGGATCCCATCTTGCCTGGTAACTTCTCCACGCCCACGGGCGCCCGTGTGAACTCGAGGTCAGTGCGGCGCAGCCTGATTGCCCCGTCCTCCCCAGGGGCCCAGGTCTCACTGGTCCAGAAGTACCCCCTGGTGGCCAAAAAGGAGACCACTGTCCGCAGATCAAGCAGAAGGATTGCCAAGAAGGCCACCGAAGAGCCGGCCGCCTCTGCCCGCATCATCT GTCACAGTTACCTGGAGAGGCTCCTGAATGTTGAGGTGCCCCAGAACGTCAG CCCTGAGCAGAAGGAACCCAGCAAGAAGGCTGAGCCCGTGGAGGCAGCTGAGCCGGAG GTGCCCAAGAACGACAGGAATACCTCGCAGTCCCACAGTGCCACCAAGATCGCCATTAGCACGCTTGTCTCACGGCCTGTGGCTGGTGGCCACGAAACGCCCTCTGAAGGCCTGCAAG AGGTTAAGACTGACCAAGCAGACGGCCCCAAGGAGCCACCCCAGAGTGTCAG GAGGAAGCGCAGCTACAAGCAGGCGGTGAGCGAGCTGGATGAGGACCAGCAGCTGGAGGATGAGGAGCTGCAGCCCCCCAGGAGCAAGACCCCTTCCCCGCCCTGTCCAGCTAACAAG GTGGTGCGGCCCCTCCGGACCTTCCTGCACACCGTGCAGAGGAACCAGATGCTCATGACGCCCACCTCAGCCTCCCGCAGCAGCGTCATGAAATCCTTCATTAAGCGCAACACTCCCCTGCGTGTGGACCCTAAG GAGAAGGAGCGGCAGCGCCTGGAGAACCTGCGgcggaaggaggaggcagagcagcTTCGCCGGCAGAAGGTGGAGGAGGACAAGCGGCGGCGGCTGGAGGAGGTGAAGCT GAAGCGTGAGGAGCGCCTGCGCAAGGTGCTGCAAGCTCGGGAGCGGGTGGAGCAGatgcaggaggagaagaagaagcagaTTGAACAGAAGTTTGCTCAGTTCGACGAGAAGTCTGAGAAG GCCAAGGAGGAGCGGCTGGCCGAGGAGAAGGCCAAGAAAAAGGCAGCAGCCAAGAagatggaggaggtggaggcacgcaggaagcaggaggaggaggcgcGGAGGCTGAGGTGGCTGCAACAG gaggaggaagagcggCGGCACCAGGAGCTGCtgcagaagaagaaggaggaggagcaggagcggCTGCGGAAGGCGGCCGAGGCCAAGAGGCTGGCGGAGCAGCGCGAGCAGGAGCGGCAGAGGGAGCTGGAGCGGCAGAGGGAGCTGGAGCGGCAGAGGGAGCTGGAgcggcagagggagcaggagcgGCAGAAGGAGCAGGAGCGGCTCCAGGCCGAGAG GGAGCTGCAGGAGAGGGAGAAGGCCCTGCGACTCCAGAAGGAGCGGCTGCAGAGGGAactggaggagaagaagaaaaag GAGGAGCAGCAGCGCCTGGCTGAGCAGCGGctgcaggaggagcagcagaAGAAAGCCAGGGAGGCTGCGGCGGCCAGCGAAAGCCTGAACGTGACCGTGGACGTGCAG TCTCCAGCTTGCACCTCATATCAAATGACTCCACAAGGGCACAGGGCTCCCCCCAAGATCAACCCGGATAACTACGGGATGGATCTGAATAGTGATGACTCCACTGATGACGAGGCTCATCCCCGGAAGCCTATCCCCACCTGGGCCAGAG GCACCCAGCTCAGCCAGGCCATCATCCACCAGTACTACAACCCCCCGAACCTTCTGGAGCTCTTTGGAACCATTCTCCCGCTGGACTTGGAAGACATCTTCAAGAAGAGCAAGCCCCGCTACCACAAGCGCACCAGCTCCGCCGTCTGGAACTCACCGCCCCTGCATGGCAGCAGGGTCCCCAGCAGCCTGGCCTACAGCCTGAAGAGGCACTGA
- the INCENP gene encoding inner centromere protein isoform X5, translating to MGTTAPGPIHLLELCDQKLLEFVCNVDNKDLVWLQEIEEEAERMFTREFSKEPELMPKTPSQKNRRKKRRISYVQDENRDPTRKSRLSRRRTRSSQLGSRHLRSKDKVEKLATVVGENGSVLRRVTRAAAAAMAATAAAPSPTPESPTALTKKPKSSLEQCQLVPVVEIGVCEHQSAEQHLNQLKSAQAQSRAPSPTPAPATAPASHVTVITDEKSTPEKSEAGRLESVTVSSLMATPQDPKGRGVRAGRSASKLRIARASPGPHDSPGSPASPWQERVLDPILPGAQVSLVQKYPLVAKKETTVRRSSRRIAKKATEEPAASARIICHSYLERLLNVEVPQNVSPEQKEPSKKAEPVEAAEPEVPKNDRNTSQSHSATKIAISTLVSRPVAGGHETPSEGLQEVKTDQADGPKEPPQSVRRKRSYKQAVSELDEDQQLEDEELQPPRSKTPSPPCPANKVVRPLRTFLHTVQRNQMLMTPTSASRSSVMKSFIKRNTPLRVDPKCSFVEKERQRLENLRRKEEAEQLRRQKVEEDKRRRLEEVKLKREERLRKVLQARERVEQMQEEKKKQIEQKFAQFDEKSEKAKEERLAEEKAKKKAAAKKMEEVEARRKQEEEARRLRWLQQEEEERRHQELLQKKKEEEQERLRKAAEAKRLAEQREQERQRELERQRELERQRELERQREQERQKEQERLQAERELQEREKALRLQKERLQRELEEKKKKEEQQRLAEQRLQEEQQKKAREAAAASESLNVTVDVQSPACTSYQMTPQGHRAPPKINPDNYGMDLNSDDSTDDEAHPRKPIPTWARGTQLSQAIIHQYYNPPNLLELFGTILPLDLEDIFKKSKPRYHKRTSSAVWNSPPLHGSRVPSSLAYSLKRH from the exons ATGGGGACGACAGCTCCAGGGCCCATTCACCTGCTGGAGCTGTGTGACCAGAAGCTCCTGGAGTTTGTCTGCAATGTGGACAACAAGGACTTGGTGTGGCTCCAGGAGATTGAGGAGGAGGCCGAGCGCATGTTCACCAG AGAATTCAGCAAAGAGCCCGAACTGATGCCCAAAACGCCTTCTCAGAAGAACAGACGTAAGAAGAGACGGATTTCTTATGTCCAGGATGAAAACAGAGACCCCACTCGGAAAAG CAGGTTGTCCCGCAGAAGGACGCGGAGCAGCCAGCTGGGTTCCCGGCACCTGCGCAGCAAGGACAAGGTGGAGAAGCTGGCCACGGTGGTgggggagaacggctccgtccTGCGGCGGGTGACGCGTGCTGCAGCTGCGGCAATGGCGGCCACCGCGGCTGCTCCTTCGCCCACCCCTGAGTCTCCCACAGCACTGACCAAGAAGCCCAAAAGTAGCCTCGAGCAGTGCCAGCTGGTGCCAGTGGTGGAGATAGGCGTCTGCGAGCACCAGAGTGCCGAGCAGCATCTCAACCAGCTCAAGTCCGCCCAGGCTCAGTCACGGGCTCCGTCCCCAACCCCGGCTCCAGCCACAGCTCCGGCCTCCCACGTCACCGTGATAACGGATGAAAAATCAACACCCGAGAAGTCAGAGGCCGGGAGACTGGAGTCTGTCACTGTGAGCTCCCTGATGGCTACACCACAGGACCCCAAGGGCCGAGGGGTCAGAGCAGGGCGGTCTGCCTCCAAGCTCAGGATTGCACGGGCCTCCCCGGGCCCGCACGACTCACCCGGCTCTCCGGCCTCCCCGTGGCAGGAGCGGGTGCTGGATCCCATCTTGCCTG GGGCCCAGGTCTCACTGGTCCAGAAGTACCCCCTGGTGGCCAAAAAGGAGACCACTGTCCGCAGATCAAGCAGAAGGATTGCCAAGAAGGCCACCGAAGAGCCGGCCGCCTCTGCCCGCATCATCT GTCACAGTTACCTGGAGAGGCTCCTGAATGTTGAGGTGCCCCAGAACGTCAG CCCTGAGCAGAAGGAACCCAGCAAGAAGGCTGAGCCCGTGGAGGCAGCTGAGCCGGAG GTGCCCAAGAACGACAGGAATACCTCGCAGTCCCACAGTGCCACCAAGATCGCCATTAGCACGCTTGTCTCACGGCCTGTGGCTGGTGGCCACGAAACGCCCTCTGAAGGCCTGCAAG AGGTTAAGACTGACCAAGCAGACGGCCCCAAGGAGCCACCCCAGAGTGTCAG GAGGAAGCGCAGCTACAAGCAGGCGGTGAGCGAGCTGGATGAGGACCAGCAGCTGGAGGATGAGGAGCTGCAGCCCCCCAGGAGCAAGACCCCTTCCCCGCCCTGTCCAGCTAACAAG GTGGTGCGGCCCCTCCGGACCTTCCTGCACACCGTGCAGAGGAACCAGATGCTCATGACGCCCACCTCAGCCTCCCGCAGCAGCGTCATGAAATCCTTCATTAAGCGCAACACTCCCCTGCGTGTGGACCCTAAG TGCAGCTTCGTT GAGAAGGAGCGGCAGCGCCTGGAGAACCTGCGgcggaaggaggaggcagagcagcTTCGCCGGCAGAAGGTGGAGGAGGACAAGCGGCGGCGGCTGGAGGAGGTGAAGCT GAAGCGTGAGGAGCGCCTGCGCAAGGTGCTGCAAGCTCGGGAGCGGGTGGAGCAGatgcaggaggagaagaagaagcagaTTGAACAGAAGTTTGCTCAGTTCGACGAGAAGTCTGAGAAG GCCAAGGAGGAGCGGCTGGCCGAGGAGAAGGCCAAGAAAAAGGCAGCAGCCAAGAagatggaggaggtggaggcacgcaggaagcaggaggaggaggcgcGGAGGCTGAGGTGGCTGCAACAG gaggaggaagagcggCGGCACCAGGAGCTGCtgcagaagaagaaggaggaggagcaggagcggCTGCGGAAGGCGGCCGAGGCCAAGAGGCTGGCGGAGCAGCGCGAGCAGGAGCGGCAGAGGGAGCTGGAGCGGCAGAGGGAGCTGGAGCGGCAGAGGGAGCTGGAgcggcagagggagcaggagcgGCAGAAGGAGCAGGAGCGGCTCCAGGCCGAGAG GGAGCTGCAGGAGAGGGAGAAGGCCCTGCGACTCCAGAAGGAGCGGCTGCAGAGGGAactggaggagaagaagaaaaag GAGGAGCAGCAGCGCCTGGCTGAGCAGCGGctgcaggaggagcagcagaAGAAAGCCAGGGAGGCTGCGGCGGCCAGCGAAAGCCTGAACGTGACCGTGGACGTGCAG TCTCCAGCTTGCACCTCATATCAAATGACTCCACAAGGGCACAGGGCTCCCCCCAAGATCAACCCGGATAACTACGGGATGGATCTGAATAGTGATGACTCCACTGATGACGAGGCTCATCCCCGGAAGCCTATCCCCACCTGGGCCAGAG GCACCCAGCTCAGCCAGGCCATCATCCACCAGTACTACAACCCCCCGAACCTTCTGGAGCTCTTTGGAACCATTCTCCCGCTGGACTTGGAAGACATCTTCAAGAAGAGCAAGCCCCGCTACCACAAGCGCACCAGCTCCGCCGTCTGGAACTCACCGCCCCTGCATGGCAGCAGGGTCCCCAGCAGCCTGGCCTACAGCCTGAAGAGGCACTGA
- the INCENP gene encoding inner centromere protein isoform X3, giving the protein MGTTAPGPIHLLELCDQKLLEFVCNVDNKDLVWLQEIEEEAERMFTREFSKEPELMPKTPSQKNRRKKRRISYVQDENRDPTRKSRLSRRRTRSSQLGSRHLRSKDKVEKLATVVGENGSVLRRVTRAAAAAMAATAAAPSPTPESPTALTKKPKSSLEQCQLVPVVEIGVCEHQSAEQHLNQLKSAQAQSRAPSPTPAPATAPASHVTVITDEKSTPEKSEAGRLESVTVSSLMATPQDPKGRGVRAGRSASKLRIARASPGPHDSPGSPASPWQERVLDPILPGNFSTPTGARVNSRSVRRSLIAPSSPGAQVSLVQKYPLVAKKETTVRRSSRRIAKKATEEPAASARIICHSYLERLLNVEVPQNVSPEQKEPSKKAEPVEAAEPEVPKNDRNTSQSHSATKIAISTLVSRPVAGGHETPSEGLQEVKTDQADGPKEPPQSVRRKRSYKQAVSELDEDQQLEDEELQPPRSKTPSPPCPANKVVRPLRTFLHTVQRNQMLMTPTSASRSSVMKSFIKRNTPLRVDPKEKERQRLENLRRKEEAEQLRRQKVEEDKRRRLEEVKLKREERLRKVLQARERVEQMQEEKKKQIEQKFAQFDEKSEKAKEERLAEEKAKKKAAAKKMEEVEARRKQEEEARRLRWLQQEEEERRHQELLQKKKEEEQERLRKAAEAKRLAEQREQERQRELERQRELERQRELERQREQERQKEQERLQAERELQEREKALRLQKERLQRELEEKKKKEEQQRLAEQRLQEEQQKKAREAAAASESLNVTVDVQSPACTSYQMTPQGHRAPPKINPDNYGMDLNSDDSTDDEAHPRKPIPTWARGTQLSQAIIHQYYNPPNLLELFGTILPLDLEDIFKKSKPRYHKRTSSAVWNSPPLHGSRVPSSLAYSLKRH; this is encoded by the exons ATGGGGACGACAGCTCCAGGGCCCATTCACCTGCTGGAGCTGTGTGACCAGAAGCTCCTGGAGTTTGTCTGCAATGTGGACAACAAGGACTTGGTGTGGCTCCAGGAGATTGAGGAGGAGGCCGAGCGCATGTTCACCAG AGAATTCAGCAAAGAGCCCGAACTGATGCCCAAAACGCCTTCTCAGAAGAACAGACGTAAGAAGAGACGGATTTCTTATGTCCAGGATGAAAACAGAGACCCCACTCGGAAAAG CAGGTTGTCCCGCAGAAGGACGCGGAGCAGCCAGCTGGGTTCCCGGCACCTGCGCAGCAAGGACAAGGTGGAGAAGCTGGCCACGGTGGTgggggagaacggctccgtccTGCGGCGGGTGACGCGTGCTGCAGCTGCGGCAATGGCGGCCACCGCGGCTGCTCCTTCGCCCACCCCTGAGTCTCCCACAGCACTGACCAAGAAGCCCAAAAGTAGCCTCGAGCAGTGCCAGCTGGTGCCAGTGGTGGAGATAGGCGTCTGCGAGCACCAGAGTGCCGAGCAGCATCTCAACCAGCTCAAGTCCGCCCAGGCTCAGTCACGGGCTCCGTCCCCAACCCCGGCTCCAGCCACAGCTCCGGCCTCCCACGTCACCGTGATAACGGATGAAAAATCAACACCCGAGAAGTCAGAGGCCGGGAGACTGGAGTCTGTCACTGTGAGCTCCCTGATGGCTACACCACAGGACCCCAAGGGCCGAGGGGTCAGAGCAGGGCGGTCTGCCTCCAAGCTCAGGATTGCACGGGCCTCCCCGGGCCCGCACGACTCACCCGGCTCTCCGGCCTCCCCGTGGCAGGAGCGGGTGCTGGATCCCATCTTGCCTGGTAACTTCTCCACGCCCACGGGCGCCCGTGTGAACTCGAGGTCAGTGCGGCGCAGCCTGATTGCCCCGTCCTCCCCAGGGGCCCAGGTCTCACTGGTCCAGAAGTACCCCCTGGTGGCCAAAAAGGAGACCACTGTCCGCAGATCAAGCAGAAGGATTGCCAAGAAGGCCACCGAAGAGCCGGCCGCCTCTGCCCGCATCATCT GTCACAGTTACCTGGAGAGGCTCCTGAATGTTGAGGTGCCCCAGAACGTCAG CCCTGAGCAGAAGGAACCCAGCAAGAAGGCTGAGCCCGTGGAGGCAGCTGAGCCGGAG GTGCCCAAGAACGACAGGAATACCTCGCAGTCCCACAGTGCCACCAAGATCGCCATTAGCACGCTTGTCTCACGGCCTGTGGCTGGTGGCCACGAAACGCCCTCTGAAGGCCTGCAAG AGGTTAAGACTGACCAAGCAGACGGCCCCAAGGAGCCACCCCAGAGTGTCAG GAGGAAGCGCAGCTACAAGCAGGCGGTGAGCGAGCTGGATGAGGACCAGCAGCTGGAGGATGAGGAGCTGCAGCCCCCCAGGAGCAAGACCCCTTCCCCGCCCTGTCCAGCTAACAAG GTGGTGCGGCCCCTCCGGACCTTCCTGCACACCGTGCAGAGGAACCAGATGCTCATGACGCCCACCTCAGCCTCCCGCAGCAGCGTCATGAAATCCTTCATTAAGCGCAACACTCCCCTGCGTGTGGACCCTAAG GAGAAGGAGCGGCAGCGCCTGGAGAACCTGCGgcggaaggaggaggcagagcagcTTCGCCGGCAGAAGGTGGAGGAGGACAAGCGGCGGCGGCTGGAGGAGGTGAAGCT GAAGCGTGAGGAGCGCCTGCGCAAGGTGCTGCAAGCTCGGGAGCGGGTGGAGCAGatgcaggaggagaagaagaagcagaTTGAACAGAAGTTTGCTCAGTTCGACGAGAAGTCTGAGAAG GCCAAGGAGGAGCGGCTGGCCGAGGAGAAGGCCAAGAAAAAGGCAGCAGCCAAGAagatggaggaggtggaggcacgcaggaagcaggaggaggaggcgcGGAGGCTGAGGTGGCTGCAACAG gaggaggaagagcggCGGCACCAGGAGCTGCtgcagaagaagaaggaggaggagcaggagcggCTGCGGAAGGCGGCCGAGGCCAAGAGGCTGGCGGAGCAGCGCGAGCAGGAGCGGCAGAGGGAGCTGGAGCGGCAGAGGGAGCTGGAGCGGCAGAGGGAGCTGGAgcggcagagggagcaggagcgGCAGAAGGAGCAGGAGCGGCTCCAGGCCGAGAG GGAGCTGCAGGAGAGGGAGAAGGCCCTGCGACTCCAGAAGGAGCGGCTGCAGAGGGAactggaggagaagaagaaaaag GAGGAGCAGCAGCGCCTGGCTGAGCAGCGGctgcaggaggagcagcagaAGAAAGCCAGGGAGGCTGCGGCGGCCAGCGAAAGCCTGAACGTGACCGTGGACGTGCAG TCTCCAGCTTGCACCTCATATCAAATGACTCCACAAGGGCACAGGGCTCCCCCCAAGATCAACCCGGATAACTACGGGATGGATCTGAATAGTGATGACTCCACTGATGACGAGGCTCATCCCCGGAAGCCTATCCCCACCTGGGCCAGAG GCACCCAGCTCAGCCAGGCCATCATCCACCAGTACTACAACCCCCCGAACCTTCTGGAGCTCTTTGGAACCATTCTCCCGCTGGACTTGGAAGACATCTTCAAGAAGAGCAAGCCCCGCTACCACAAGCGCACCAGCTCCGCCGTCTGGAACTCACCGCCCCTGCATGGCAGCAGGGTCCCCAGCAGCCTGGCCTACAGCCTGAAGAGGCACTGA